Proteins encoded within one genomic window of Oncorhynchus nerka isolate Pitt River linkage group LG9b, Oner_Uvic_2.0, whole genome shotgun sequence:
- the LOC115114193 gene encoding artemin-like isoform X2: MPSAGAPYHLSNWKVVLWVVVSLLPLVEGARMGTGLGADSVLALGWVGGMWERQLPDTLPEVDEQQEEESDPYSPWHGLSDPSVMDEADDHPSGRWVVRSPRNSDPSDAEPTGLAKKKKKRRRKKEKERDRKGKGKGRQPQQSSPDCRVEKREMRVRDLGLGFDSDEIILFKFCVGSCQSSRTNYDLALWSLMENGSLPRRTSRRVSAHPCCRPDRYEPVSFMDAHTTWQTIQSLSAASCMCMG; the protein is encoded by the exons ATGCCGTCAGCAGGCGCCCCTTACCACCTGAGTAACTGGAAG GTGGTGCTGTGGGTGGTGGTCTCTTTGCTGCCCCTGGTGGAGGGGGCCCGTATGGGCACTGGTTTGGGGGCAGACTCTGTCCTGGCTTTGGGATGGGTGGGAGGGATGTGGGAGAGGCAGCTCCCAGACACTCTACCTGAGGTGGATGAGCaacaagaggaggagagtgaCCCATACTCCCCCTGGCATGGCCTCTCCG ACCCCTCTGTGATGGACGAAGCGGACGACCACCCCAGTGGCCGGTGGGTGGTCCGTTCCCCCCGCAACTCTGACCCCTCAGACGCCGAACCAACAGGCTTGGccaagaaaaagaagaagaggaggaggaagaaagagaaagagagggacagaaagggcAAAGGAAAGGGCAGGCAGCCCCAGCAGAGCAGCCCAGACTGCAGGGTGGAGAAACGAGAGATGCGGGTGCGGGACTTGGGCCTGGGCTTTGACTCGGACGAGATCATCCTCTTCAAGTTTTGCGTGGGCTCCTGCCAGTCGTCCAGGACCAACTACGACCTGGCTCTATGGTCCCTGATGGAGAACGGGTCCCTGCCGCGGAGGACCTCCCGGCGGGTCAGTGCCCACCCCTGCTGCCGGCCTGACCGCTACGAGCCAGTGTCCTTCATGGACGCCCACACCACGTGGCAGACCATCCAGTCACTGTCGGCGGCCAGCTGCATGTGTATGGGCTGA
- the LOC115114193 gene encoding artemin-like isoform X1, with protein sequence MLHSRPGARWGKGSDLSGVRSDWIYTHGIIGGPRWRTRRRDRPGVTAMPSAGAPYHLSNWKVVLWVVVSLLPLVEGARMGTGLGADSVLALGWVGGMWERQLPDTLPEVDEQQEEESDPYSPWHGLSDPSVMDEADDHPSGRWVVRSPRNSDPSDAEPTGLAKKKKKRRRKKEKERDRKGKGKGRQPQQSSPDCRVEKREMRVRDLGLGFDSDEIILFKFCVGSCQSSRTNYDLALWSLMENGSLPRRTSRRVSAHPCCRPDRYEPVSFMDAHTTWQTIQSLSAASCMCMG encoded by the exons ATGCTCCACAGCCGACCAGGAGCACGCTGGGGGAAAGGGTCTGACCTCTCCGGCGTGCGCTCAGACTGGATTTATACGCATGGGATAATCG GTGGACCAAgatggaggacgaggaggagagacagaccggGGGTTACCGCAATGCCGTCAGCAGGCGCCCCTTACCACCTGAGTAACTGGAAG GTGGTGCTGTGGGTGGTGGTCTCTTTGCTGCCCCTGGTGGAGGGGGCCCGTATGGGCACTGGTTTGGGGGCAGACTCTGTCCTGGCTTTGGGATGGGTGGGAGGGATGTGGGAGAGGCAGCTCCCAGACACTCTACCTGAGGTGGATGAGCaacaagaggaggagagtgaCCCATACTCCCCCTGGCATGGCCTCTCCG ACCCCTCTGTGATGGACGAAGCGGACGACCACCCCAGTGGCCGGTGGGTGGTCCGTTCCCCCCGCAACTCTGACCCCTCAGACGCCGAACCAACAGGCTTGGccaagaaaaagaagaagaggaggaggaagaaagagaaagagagggacagaaagggcAAAGGAAAGGGCAGGCAGCCCCAGCAGAGCAGCCCAGACTGCAGGGTGGAGAAACGAGAGATGCGGGTGCGGGACTTGGGCCTGGGCTTTGACTCGGACGAGATCATCCTCTTCAAGTTTTGCGTGGGCTCCTGCCAGTCGTCCAGGACCAACTACGACCTGGCTCTATGGTCCCTGATGGAGAACGGGTCCCTGCCGCGGAGGACCTCCCGGCGGGTCAGTGCCCACCCCTGCTGCCGGCCTGACCGCTACGAGCCAGTGTCCTTCATGGACGCCCACACCACGTGGCAGACCATCCAGTCACTGTCGGCGGCCAGCTGCATGTGTATGGGCTGA